In the genome of Ananas comosus cultivar F153 linkage group 11, ASM154086v1, whole genome shotgun sequence, one region contains:
- the LOC109717500 gene encoding uncharacterized protein LOC109717500: protein MEKLPPFSQLAKVALLLLLLLLTPFISSSLRPSYLYFILNILIVALGVEAGVLRAASGPCNEKKPTAAPTPINLGTSCSSPHNTRSDSTASTHISKIENFVSNCIKAGADKASTQTSSIVSMKPVAKEKVGKRVDGLKRCPSRPSLFFISSFEPEDGEAEKEEEEEEWKDLEAEKQELFAKAETFIGDFYKQLKMQREDSWKKLQDLYHRAF from the coding sequence ATGGAGAAGCTCCCACCCTTCTCTCAACTAGCCAAAGTGGCCTTGCTCCTCCTCTTACTCCTCCTCACccccttcatctcctcctctctAAGGCCTTCATACCTCTACTTCATCCTTAACATCCTCATCGTCGCTCTGGGGGTCGAGGCAGGCGTCCTCAGAGCGGCCTCTGGTCCCTGCAATGAGAAGAAACCAACCGCCGCCCCTACTCCTATAAACTTGGGGACTAGTTGTAGTAGTCCTCATAATACGAGGAGCGATTCGACTGCTTCAACGCATATTTCAAAGATTGAGAATTTCGTATCTAACTGTATAAAGGCAGGTGCAGACAAAGCCAGTACGCAAACGAGCAGTATCGTGTCTATGAAGCCCGTAGCGAAGGAGAAGGTTGGGAAGAGGGTGGATGGGCTCAAGAGGTGCCCCTCGAGACCGAGCCTCTTCTTTATCAGCTCGTTCGAACCGGAGGATGGTGAGGcggagaaggaagaggaagaagaggagtgGAAGGATTTGGAGGCGGAGAAGCAAGAGCTTTTTGCGAAAGCCGAGACGTTCATCGGGGACTTCTACAAGCAGCTGAAGATGCAGAGGGAGGATTCATGGAAGAAGCTCCAGGATCTGTATCACAGAGCTTTTTAA